A portion of the Saccharospirillaceae bacterium genome contains these proteins:
- a CDS encoding 3-deoxy-7-phosphoheptulonate synthase yields the protein MTDNRVEDLNIGSITQLVTPDQLKTEMPITEQAVASVQKGRQTVRDILDRKDHRIFLVVGPCSIHDVEAAKDYAERLRDLAEKVSDTIYLVMRVYFEKPRTTVGWKGLINDPFMNDTFKIQEGLHISRQLLIDLAEMGLPLSTEALDPISPQYLQDLITWSAIGARTTESQTHREMASGLSSAVGFKNGTDGSLTVATNALMSVANPHRFLGINQSGAVSIVETSGNQYGHVVLRGGGGKPNYDSVSVSIAEQALEKADLPKNIMVDCSHENSSKKPELQPLVMDNVSNQILEGNNSIVGLMVESNIKHGRQNIPANLDDLEYGLSVTDGCISWDETEEAIMKMHDKLKDVLPKRNA from the coding sequence ATGACTGACAACCGTGTTGAAGACCTCAATATTGGCTCCATCACTCAGCTGGTAACTCCGGATCAGCTGAAGACCGAAATGCCAATCACCGAACAAGCTGTAGCCAGCGTGCAGAAAGGACGGCAAACCGTCCGCGACATTCTCGATCGCAAAGATCACCGTATCTTTTTGGTGGTTGGCCCTTGCTCCATTCACGATGTAGAAGCGGCAAAAGACTATGCCGAGCGCTTACGCGACCTGGCAGAAAAAGTATCTGATACGATTTATCTGGTTATGCGGGTGTATTTCGAAAAGCCGCGCACAACCGTGGGCTGGAAAGGTCTGATTAATGACCCGTTTATGAACGACACGTTCAAGATTCAGGAAGGCCTCCACATCTCCCGCCAACTCTTGATTGACCTGGCCGAAATGGGTCTGCCCCTGTCAACGGAAGCGCTGGATCCCATCTCACCTCAGTATCTGCAGGATCTGATCACCTGGTCTGCTATCGGCGCACGTACTACCGAATCGCAGACTCACCGTGAAATGGCCTCCGGACTCTCCTCTGCGGTTGGCTTCAAAAATGGAACCGACGGCAGCCTGACTGTCGCTACAAATGCGTTAATGTCGGTTGCTAATCCTCACCGCTTCCTGGGTATCAATCAAAGTGGCGCTGTATCCATCGTCGAAACCAGCGGCAACCAATACGGCCATGTGGTACTGCGTGGTGGTGGTGGCAAACCAAACTACGATTCTGTGAGCGTATCCATTGCGGAGCAAGCTCTGGAAAAAGCGGATCTGCCAAAGAACATTATGGTTGATTGCAGCCATGAAAACTCCAGCAAGAAGCCGGAGCTGCAACCATTAGTTATGGACAACGTAAGTAACCAGATTCTGGAAGGCAACAACTCCATCGTTGGTCTGATGGTTGAATCCAACATCAAGCATGGCCGTCAGAATATTCCGGCCAACCTCGATGATCTGGAATACGGACTGTCCGTCACCGACGGCTGCATCAGCTGGGATGAGACAGAAGAAGCAATCATGAAAATGCATGACAAGTTAAAAGACGTTTTACCTAAACGTAACGCTTAG
- a CDS encoding VacJ family lipoprotein has product MEKADRPMRLAIVRLTMMLMVTMLPATSFSEEQNPDPWEGFNRTIFAFNEALDEYIAKPVAEGYQYITPEPVDQSVSAFFSNLGDVLVIVNDLGQLKFTQAASDTARFLINTTVGFFGFFDVASHIGLEKHDEDFGQTLGYWGVGTGPYLMLPLLGPSTVRDAGGRGLDFVSGLSYTNVGENFAKQSGLFVLNNVDARADLIASEGLISGDRYTFIRSFYLQRREYLVKDGVVEDEFEDFDDFDDEEDDWGDDWDEEPAE; this is encoded by the coding sequence ATGGAAAAGGCAGATCGTCCAATGCGCTTAGCTATCGTGCGTTTAACAATGATGTTGATGGTAACCATGTTACCTGCAACGTCTTTTTCAGAAGAGCAGAACCCCGATCCATGGGAAGGCTTCAACAGGACGATTTTTGCTTTTAATGAGGCTCTGGACGAATACATTGCCAAGCCGGTTGCGGAAGGTTATCAATACATAACCCCTGAGCCTGTCGATCAGTCGGTAAGCGCCTTTTTCTCTAATCTGGGTGACGTACTGGTTATCGTGAATGATCTGGGGCAGCTGAAATTTACTCAAGCGGCTTCAGATACAGCGCGATTCTTGATTAATACCACGGTTGGTTTTTTTGGCTTTTTTGATGTGGCTTCGCATATTGGTCTGGAGAAGCACGATGAGGACTTTGGCCAGACTCTGGGATACTGGGGTGTTGGTACGGGTCCTTACCTTATGTTGCCATTGCTTGGGCCAAGTACGGTGCGCGATGCCGGTGGTCGCGGTCTCGATTTTGTTTCTGGATTGTCCTATACCAACGTTGGTGAAAACTTTGCTAAACAATCCGGATTGTTCGTATTGAATAATGTGGATGCGCGTGCTGATCTGATTGCCTCTGAGGGCTTGATCAGTGGTGACCGCTATACCTTTATCCGCAGTTTCTATTTGCAGCGCCGCGAGTATCTGGTGAAAGATGGTGTTGTGGAAGATGAATTTGAGGACTTCGACGATTTTGATGACGAAGAAGATGACTGGGGTGATGACTGGGATGAAGAGCCTGCAGAATAG
- a CDS encoding DoxX family protein translates to MSIQSLAHWVHDQLDVAKSVDFLGPLALRIYLFFPFWMAGTNKLAGFDSTVAWFGNPDWGLGLPAPELLAFLATWTEIIGAVFLLIGFATRYIAIPLMVTMVVAIFAVHWDNGWYAIAQSTDPEVADRLNRAKDILRENSNYDWITGKGSFVILNNGIEFAVTYLVMLLVLFFNGAGKYLSIDHWIKAKFRPED, encoded by the coding sequence ATGAGTATACAATCGCTGGCCCATTGGGTTCATGACCAGCTTGATGTCGCTAAGTCTGTTGATTTTTTAGGACCACTGGCGTTACGGATTTACCTGTTCTTCCCGTTCTGGATGGCTGGCACCAATAAGCTGGCAGGTTTTGATAGCACGGTTGCCTGGTTTGGTAATCCAGATTGGGGGTTGGGGCTGCCTGCGCCTGAGCTGCTTGCTTTTCTGGCGACCTGGACAGAGATTATTGGTGCTGTATTTCTGTTGATCGGTTTTGCTACCCGCTACATAGCCATTCCCCTGATGGTGACCATGGTTGTTGCAATCTTCGCTGTGCATTGGGATAACGGTTGGTATGCGATAGCACAAAGCACCGACCCGGAAGTGGCAGATCGCCTGAATCGGGCGAAGGACATTTTGCGTGAAAACAGTAATTACGATTGGATCACAGGTAAGGGCAGTTTTGTGATACTGAATAACGGCATCGAGTTTGCCGTGACGTATTTGGTAATGCTGTTAGTGTTATTTTTTAATGGTGCCGGTAAATACCTGAGTATCGACCATTGGATCAAAGCAAAATTCCGGCCGGAAGACTGA